The following coding sequences lie in one Macrobrachium nipponense isolate FS-2020 chromosome 45, ASM1510439v2, whole genome shotgun sequence genomic window:
- the LOC135214156 gene encoding sialic acid-binding Ig-like lectin 12 encodes MRRSGLYGGQVTRSELEVRALIEDNQRTYICDATNGLGVTVTSNVTLNVLHEPVWKDVPSGVVEVKEKDDLLLRAVADANPPPVTYKWWRGPVLLQEDQEEGGLLEMTRVHRQEAGGYSVTAESPRGIVNASFILNVLYGPEGVMAPKRVTVDEGGSTVIVFGHREPHPQRHLVHPQ; translated from the exons ATCTGAGCTGGAAGTCAGGGCCCTCATAGAGGACAACCAACGCACATACATCTGTGACGCTACCAACGGTTTGGGCGTTACCGTAACAAGCAACGTTACGCTCAATGTGCTAC ATGAACCGGTATGGAAAGACGTGCCCAGCGGGGTAGTGgaggtgaaggagaaggatgaCCTCTTGCTGAGGGCAGTAGCTGATGCCAACCCACCACCTGTCAC ATACAAGTGGTGGAGAGGCCCCGTCCTGCTTCAGGAAGACCAAGAAGAGGGGGGCCTCCTGGAGATGACAAGGGTGCATCGCCAAGAGGCAGGAGGGTACTCTGTCACTGCTGAGAGCCCCAGGGGCATCGTCAACGCCTCCTTCATCCTCAACGTCCTCT ACGGACCGGAGGGCGTGATGGCGCCCAAGAGAGTGACAGTAGACGAGGGCGGTTCAACTGTCATCGTGTTCGGCCATAGGGAACCCCACCCCCAACGTCACCTGGTTCACCCACAATAA